The Nicotiana tabacum cultivar K326 chromosome 5, ASM71507v2, whole genome shotgun sequence sequence GTAATTATACTTTTATGAAATGTACCACGTGTTGGTCTAGTGACCTAATTATTTTTCGCAAGAGCTTATTTACTCACAGTTAAGTGATCTAAGTTAAATAATCTAACATATTATATTCTAATTAAGAGTCAAATGGGAGATTTTTGGTTAAAAAGAGTTGGAGCATAATAATTACtatttttttgccttaaaaatggGAACCGTGTTATTAAAACGTGGCTGGATGTATTATTCTTCGACTTGAATGACCTTTTGAATGAAATAAAAAAGATTAGCGATTGTCCTtatacaaaagaaagaaaaatagtctctagagtaaaataaaaaaagataaatgacTTTTCCgatacaaaagaaagaaaaataactttgTTCACCTATTTTCAATAGTTCAATCTAATAAACTCGCTAGAAATAACATTAATTCAATTCGACCTAAAGCCTTTTTTTTCAATCTCGATCAACAAGTGCTATACTCAAAAACTAATCTCTCTCCCCCTTGGAAAATATCTCATCCCCGCAATAATGTATGTGAACAAATAACAAATTACATGCCCATGTGTAATATTCAAACAAAAACTTAAATGTTTCAGAATGATTATATTGCTGGTTACACCACATATCTCAATATTTATTCAAAGAAATTAATAAATAATGAAGAAGGGTGGGGGATAACCCAAATTTAGAGCCATAATATGTGGAAGATATTACATTAAATAGTTTAAATTAGGAAAGAGAGAAGGGTATGTGCCAAACTGCCAATTACTCATGAATCATGATGAGATTTGTGAGCTTGATGAATCTAAgtttaatttccagaatcatCCAAGCAATTTGTAATTAGGTTTGAGAGTAGAAAGGTTGAGCTTAAGAGAGAAAAGATGAATTACACCGAAATGAAAATCTGTTGTTTTGTAATATATGAGTACAACTTTATGTACAATTACACACTAACTCAACTTTgtactaatttaactaattactTAACTACTGGGTCCCACAACTATAACCGACTAACGAGCTCATCTTCTAACTAACAAAACTTACTAATAGCTCACAAGATTGACCTTCAACTGGAGGGTGCAAGATGTTAAGCACTCCAAGCTTGCCTAGTAGAAATGTATGCTGAGACTGTCCAAGACCTTTAGTGAGAAGATCAGCTAGCTGATCTTTAGTCCCCACAAACTGTGTGCTAAGTACACCTTGTTTGATTTTGTCATGCACAAAATAGTAATCGATCTCAATATGTTTGGTGCGCTTATGGAAGATAGGATTGGCTGCAATTTGGAGAGCAGCTTGCTATCACAATAAACCTCCAGAGGTCGCTTGATAGGCACTCCAAGTTCAGCAAACAATCCTAATAACCAGACTACTTCTGCTACTGCTAGGCTTCTATACTCTGCTTCTGCACAGCTTCTTGACACTGTATGATGCTTCTTAGATTTCTAAGAGATGAGTGAGTTGTCAAAGTTGACTAAGTACCCAGTTACTGAACTTCGTGTGTTTGGATAACTTGCCCAATCTGCATCACAAAAATATGTCAAACTATCTGCACCTGCACTGCTTAGAAATATCCACATGCATGGTTCATGTTTTAGGTATTTGACTACTCTCATAGCAGTATCCCAATGAGATTTTATGGGTTATTGCATGAACTGACTGAGAGTTTGGACTGCAAACACAATGTCTGGTCGTGTAATAGTCAAATAGATCAACCTACCAATCAACCTTTGGTATTCACCCACATCTGTCAGGATTTCATCACTTGTAGTGCCAGTGTGTCTGTCAAACTCAGTAGAAGTGAACTTCTGGTTGAGATCTATGGGAGTTGAGACTGGCTTAGCAACACTCAATCCTAAATCAGAGATGAGTTGAAGATAGTATTTCCTCTGATTCAATAGAATCCCTTCTTTGGATCTCATAACTTCAATTCTTGAGATCACCAAGATCCTTCACCTTGAACTTCTAATAAAGGACACCTTTGGTCTCATTGATGaatttctcactattttcagtGATTAGTAAGTCATCCACATATATCAACACTGCTACAAAGTCATCTCCTTTCCTTTTAGTGAATAATGAATAGTCATATAGCCTCTGAACATATCCTGCAGCTGTTAAGGCCTCACTAAGCTTAATGTTCCACTGTCATGAGGCTTGTTTAAGCCCATATAATGATTTCAATAGTCTACAGACCTTTGTCTCTCCCTATCTCCTAAAACCTTGAGGAAGTTCCATATATACTCCCTCATACAAATCCCCTTGCAAGAATGCATTGTATACGTCCATTTGTGATATATTCCAGCCTTTAGAAATAGCAAGAGCAATCACAGTTATCATCTTGGCAACTGGTGAAAAGGTTTCATTATAGTCTAGACCTTCTCTTTGGCTATAGCCCTTGGATACCAACCTAGCCTTGAGCCTTTCTACCTCACCATTTGCTTTGTATTTTATCTTGTACATCCATTTTGAACCAATAGCCTTCATGCCTTTTGGAAGGTCAACAACATCCCAAGTTATGTTATCCTCTAAAGCCTTAATCTCAGTTTTCATGGCTTCAATCCACCTGTTGTCCTTAGATGCTTCACTGAAGGTTTTTAGTTCTATTAATGCTGAGATTCCAGCCAAGAAACTTCTACATTTACTAGTCAACCTGCTATAGGATAGATAGTTGGATAGGGGATATGAGGAACTCTTTTTTGTAGTGGTCACATTATGCAACCATAGAGGTTcctttgcaatttttttttattttctgacCTCAGTTGACTCTTGTTCAAGCATTGCTGGAGGAGTCACTTCATTTTCCTGCATTAAGTGTTTTTTTCTGAACTGCATTACTACTTGATGATGCATCAACATTATCATTTTCTGTTACTCCATTGTTGTAATCTGCATTTATTGCTGGTGAGTCTTGCATATCATGGGCATTTGCTTCTCCAATTCCTTCATGTTCTGTGATGTTAGTCCCTGCATTGTTAGTCAAAGCCACTCCCCTCAACATACTCCTCTAAATCACTGCTTGCAATTCCTTCTGACTGCAGATGCATATTGCCATAGGAGTTCTGTAGAGGTTCAAATTGTTCCAGGCCTGAGATGGGATCTATAGTTGTTGTATGTCCTTCTCCATAGTGAGATGTGGAACAATGTTTGGCAAATGGAAAGATATTCTCCTTGAAAATAACATCTCTGCAAATAAAGAAATAATTAGTATTCAAATCCATTAGCCTATAGCCTTTTTGTGTTTCTGCATAGCCAAGCAATACATATGTTTTTGCTTTGGTGAAAATTTATCTTCCTTAACCAAATTAGTGGCGTAACAAAGACACCCAAATACTCTAAGGTGAGACAATGAGGGTGACTTCTTATGAATGAGCTCATATGGAGTTTTCCCATTCAACAACTCAGTAGGCAGCTGTTTATCACATACACAACTATTTTGATGCATTCACCCCAGAACTTTGTAGGAACACTTGCTTGAAACTTCAATGCCCTAACTATATCTAGAATGTGCTTGTGTTTTCTCTCTACTACTCTATTCTATTGTGGAGTATATACATGTtacgacccaaattccactagtcgtgatggcacctaacccaacccgctaggtaagccaactaatatcTATCCAGTTTCAATGATATTTAACAGGATAATTAatcaaaaaaattatctaaatcttatacattcccaacgactggtagtacaaatcatgagcttctaagaatagagtttacaaagctaatatgaagtaaatacatcatttgtttgaaaagataggtaaatagagttttataattctaagactaccatgaacaagaggcagttacaACAGAGACACAAGTACATCTTCTAATTCAGCTCCcctcgaacacaacaacatcgaCATTCggaatctgcacgcaatgtgcaggaagtgtagtatgaatacaactgacctcatgtactcaataagtaacaaacctaaacttaggttgaaagcagtgacgagctggaacataggttAAGTTCAACACCAATATCCAATAGCAGTTCATAACAATGTACAacatataaataaggaagtaatTCAGAGAGAAAATGCTTGTTTTTTTCATAGTTTTTCcgaaaaatagttctgcctttcaagtatataAGTGCAAACTCAACTCCTTTACCGAAATCatcgaaaatacgagtaagtttgaaaattgtgagttttttcaaaaatcctttcaatagtAAATATGATATTTCATTTCTTCCAGATAGAatgtgtgaaatacctctctatgcccaaaTATCAATGTGTGaaaaaaagtcatgaatgacgtgataccgtccatcatgaggaaaaatgcatctctatgcctatatgccaTGTGCATGTCAAATGCGATGCGACTTAGTAGAAAAACCATATGCGTACTCTcaaagtatcaattcactcagtcctcccattcactcagtcctcacagccactcagtcctcacagtcactcagtcctcccaaccACTCGGTACTCACACTCAGTAGATACCTGcattcactgggggtgtgcagactccggaggggctccttcagcccaagctctataacaagccaatcatggcataacaatcaggccatcggcctcactcaggcataaatcaataaaacatgttgcggtgtgcatctcgatcccataaatattctcacaatcaggccatcggccttactcaggcATAAATCAATAGAACATGCTGCATCGTgtagcccgatcctataaatatcctcacaatcaggacctcggcctcactcagtcattaatctctccagtctctcaagcCCTCAATATTATAAAACTAGCcggacaacaatgatatgatgtatcaataaataataactgagattgagatatgatatgaatgcatgaatatgactaagtacgaaatatcaatgaaatcagtaaggtGACACCAATAAACAACCATTATGGATCCTAACAAGATcaacataaagcctaaacatgatatcacatggtgaaaatacagATATCAACAAACTAGGGCCACTAAACAGTGCCAGggaaacaacagagtcacaattcacagggtgcatgcccacactcccatcacctagcatgtgcgtcacctcaacaccaattacatagcacataattcggggtttcataccctcaacactaagttaataagagttacttatcttgaacAAGCTGATTCCACtgtcgagcaagccaagcgatgctccaaaaatgccatcacgcACGTTCCGACCTCTGAACgactcaaaactaaccaaaatacaaatcaaatacatcaaacaatgctaaaggaaccaatcccaatcgaaaaaggtcgaatatttaatcaaaagcccaaaatcagccaaaaagcccaacccgggcccgtacctcggaacccgacaaaatttataacattcgacaacccattcaattacgagtccaaccatactagtttcactcaaatccgaatccaaatctgtgttcaaaacttcaaaattcactttataaaattttagacaaaaccctcaaatttcactttaaaatcatcaatcaaatgccaaaaacgaagatggattcatgaaatataactaaaatcgattataaaacacttaccccaatccatatggtgaaaatcgcctccaaaaattatccaaatacgagctccccaactcaaaatatgaccaaatgaacaaaccttcCATATTAAGTAATTTTACCCAACTGTTCTGCCTCGTTTTATGTGTCAAACAATCCCGAAACTTGCTTTTAATACCTCCACTAGATTTCTTATAAAATTTAGTCAAGAtaagcttttgaatcactccatttttgactttataatgaaggagatatgttggtttcaatatttgaaaatagtgcaaatttttaaatacgaagtcgtggcaatttcgtaattaatttgaaaaaaatatggcaacctaattcttagtaaaatggctataaaatcctcatacgatgtccaaattcgatgattctttttggtATACCTCCATAATTCCAATaaggatctaatgcttcaatcaaaatagaaattagagctcatttgcttaatgtagtaccatttatgcttgaagaaacgacgtcgaaacataagaaaaatgagcgcaacacaacccaaacctatccaaaactcacccgagcccctcgtcACCCCGtatgaacataccaacaagtttcataatataatacggacctactcgaggcctcaaatcatgtatAACAACACTGAAACAACGAAACGtccctcaaatcaaacttaatgaacattcgaactttcgacttccaagactcgcgccgaaacatatcaaatcaactcggaatgaactcaaattttgcacacaagtcctaatacatcatacgaagctacttgTGCCCCCAAAAtatcgagcaaagtgcaaatgctcaaaatgaccggtcgggtcgttacaatacacAACTACTTTGATGAACTATCCCATAAGCATCAAACAATTCATTTATGTGTTTGTTAAAAAAATTTGTGCCATTATCTATTCTAACTACTTTAACTTTGGACTGAAATTATGTTTGTaataacaacaaacccagttttATCCCAACatatggggtctggggagggtagtctgtatgcataccttacccctacctaatccaggtaaagaggctgtttccaatagaccctcggcttaggaAGGGCAAGAAGAAGAATAGGGAAGCaaggaaggaagaaagaaagatggaagcGAAAAAAAGGAGAGATAAAGGATAAGTAATATAAAATAATAGCAACAGGGAAATTAGGAAGGGCA is a genomic window containing:
- the LOC142180956 gene encoding uncharacterized protein LOC142180956; this encodes MTTGGLENDKSAHQNEGRSSCDGLKVGPYFTKDQYRQILSMLNKETPEHQVNMAGITTSLMASFTCKEWIIDYGATHHIAGEQDMLNIKHKVNKCDNDQVHLSKEEKSNITHIGDAIICDELKLEDVLFDLYNGKVRRIGRERGGLYILKKNFKGDLEKFIKGIRKFASTTTTQSNKEDRVLWHKKLGHASVSTMKNLDLFHNKFVDVVVNNNCPLPTELLNGKTPYELIHKKSPSLSHLRVFGCLCYATNLVKEDKFSPKQKHIDVIFKENIFPFAKHCSTSHYGEGHTTTIDPISGLEQFEPLQNSYGNMHLQSEGIASRTNITEHEGIGEANAHDMQDSPAINADYNNGVTENDNVDASSTLIELKTFSEASKDNRWIEAMKTEIKALEDNITWDVVDLPKGMKAIGSKWMYKIKYKANGEVERLKARLVSKGYSQREGLDYNETFSPVAKMITVIALAISKGWNISQMDVYNAFLQGDLYEGVYMELPQGYVQRLYDYSLFTKRKGDDFVAVLIYVDDLLITENSEKFINETKGLSVAKPVSTPIDLNQKFTSTEFDRHTGTTSDEILTDVGEYQRLIANPIFHKRTKHIEIDYYFVHDKIKQGVLSTQFVGTKDQLADLLTKGLGQSQHTFLLGKLGVLNILHPPVEGQSCELLVSFVS